A genomic window from Companilactobacillus alimentarius DSM 20249 includes:
- a CDS encoding UbiD family decarboxylase → MSEQPYDLRRVIDELKKEPNQYHETDVEVDPDAELSGVYRYIGAGGTVKRPTQEGPAMMFNNVKGFPGTRVFIGAMASRKRDGMILHHDYKTLGRLLKDSVEHPVAPVMVDSDKAPVQEVVHKATDKDFDIRKILPAPTNTEYDAGPYITMGLVLGSDPDKTMTDVTIHRMVLEDKDTIGMYIMPGGRHIGHFQKQFEKLDKPMPITINIGLDPAITIGATFEPPTTPLGYDELNIAGALRNQAVQLVNAKTIDEKAIARAEYVVEAEIMPNQTMQEDINTHTGKAMPEFPGYNGDANPAVNVVKVKAITHRKDNPIMQTTIGPSEEHVSMAGIPTEASILELVDKAIPGKVVNVYNPPAGGGKLMTIMQIHKDNEADEGIQRQAAILALSAFKELKTVFLVDEDVDIFDMNDVVWTMNTRFQGDKDIMVLPGMRNHPLDPSERPEYDPKSIRVRGMSSKTIIDGTVPFDMKDQFIRAQFKEVKDWQKYLK, encoded by the coding sequence ATGTCAGAACAACCATATGATTTAAGAAGAGTTATTGATGAATTAAAGAAAGAACCTAATCAATACCATGAAACTGATGTTGAGGTTGATCCGGATGCAGAACTTTCCGGAGTATATCGTTATATTGGTGCTGGTGGAACGGTTAAACGTCCTACTCAAGAGGGTCCAGCGATGATGTTCAACAATGTCAAAGGATTTCCTGGAACACGAGTTTTCATCGGTGCGATGGCAAGTCGTAAGCGTGATGGGATGATCTTGCACCACGACTATAAGACTTTGGGACGTCTTTTAAAGGATTCAGTGGAACACCCAGTTGCTCCAGTAATGGTGGATTCTGACAAAGCTCCTGTACAAGAAGTTGTTCATAAAGCAACTGACAAAGATTTTGATATTAGAAAGATTTTGCCAGCTCCAACTAACACTGAATATGACGCTGGTCCATACATTACTATGGGATTAGTTTTAGGATCAGATCCTGATAAGACTATGACTGATGTTACGATTCACCGTATGGTCTTGGAAGATAAAGATACAATTGGTATGTATATTATGCCTGGTGGTCGTCACATTGGACACTTCCAGAAACAATTTGAAAAACTAGATAAACCAATGCCAATTACAATTAACATTGGTTTGGACCCAGCTATTACCATTGGAGCAACTTTTGAGCCACCTACAACCCCACTTGGCTATGACGAATTGAATATTGCTGGTGCTTTGCGTAATCAAGCTGTTCAATTAGTAAATGCTAAGACGATTGATGAAAAAGCAATTGCTCGTGCTGAATACGTAGTTGAGGCTGAAATTATGCCTAATCAGACTATGCAAGAAGATATCAATACGCATACTGGTAAAGCTATGCCAGAATTTCCTGGCTATAATGGTGACGCTAATCCAGCCGTTAACGTTGTCAAAGTTAAAGCCATCACTCACAGAAAAGATAATCCAATTATGCAAACAACTATTGGACCTAGTGAAGAACATGTTTCTATGGCCGGTATTCCTACTGAAGCAAGTATCTTAGAACTTGTTGATAAAGCTATTCCCGGTAAAGTCGTTAATGTCTATAACCCACCAGCAGGTGGTGGTAAGTTGATGACTATCATGCAAATCCACAAGGATAATGAAGCCGATGAAGGTATTCAAAGACAAGCTGCTATTTTAGCTTTATCAGCCTTCAAAGAATTAAAGACAGTCTTTTTAGTTGATGAAGATGTTGATATTTTTGATATGAACGATGTGGTTTGGACTATGAATACTAGATTCCAAGGCGATAAAGATATCATGGTCTTGCCAGGGATGAGAAACCATCCGCTTGATCCATCAGAAAGACCTGAATATGATCCTAAGTCAATCAGAGTTCGTGGCATGAGTTCAAAGACGATTATTGATGGAACAGTACCATTTGACATGAAAGATCAATTTATTCGTGCCCAATTCAAAGAAGTTAAGGATTGGCAAAAATATTTGAAATAA
- a CDS encoding UbiX family flavin prenyltransferase produces MTRKRRIVIGVTGASGTIYAIDLMKKLRKIENVETHVVLSAWAKKNLQLETDLSLSDIKNLADYFYSDSDLGATIASGSFLTDGMVIVPASMKTVASIAVGIGDNLISRAADVTLKEQRKLIMVPRETPLNTIHLENMTKLSKMGVQMIPPIPAFYNHPETIQDLVDHQTMKELDALRIDNEIGGRWEGI; encoded by the coding sequence ATGACTCGGAAGAGAAGAATTGTTATTGGTGTAACTGGTGCCTCAGGAACAATTTATGCAATTGATTTGATGAAAAAGTTGAGAAAAATTGAAAACGTTGAAACACATGTTGTCCTCAGTGCATGGGCCAAGAAAAATTTGCAATTAGAGACTGATCTGTCTTTATCCGATATTAAGAATTTAGCTGATTACTTTTATAGTGACAGTGATCTAGGAGCTACAATTGCTAGTGGATCATTTTTGACGGACGGAATGGTAATCGTTCCCGCAAGTATGAAAACTGTTGCCAGCATAGCTGTCGGTATCGGTGACAATCTGATCTCCCGAGCCGCTGATGTCACTTTGAAAGAGCAACGTAAATTAATTATGGTGCCAAGAGAAACACCTTTGAATACGATACATTTAGAAAATATGACTAAGTTGTCGAAAATGGGTGTTCAAATGATTCCTCCAATTCCAGCTTTTTATAATCATCCTGAAACCATTCAAGATTTAGTTGATCATCAAACGATGAAAGAACTAGACGCCTTAAGAATTGATAATGAAATTGGCGGACGTTGGGAGGGAATTTAA
- the coaBC gene encoding bifunctional phosphopantothenoylcysteine decarboxylase/phosphopantothenate--cysteine ligase CoaBC — translation MLKDKHIAIYVTGGIAAYKSLNIVRGLIKKQAQVQVIMTKAAQEFVTPLTFATLSQRPVITDNFQSQSANDDFIPHIKLALWTDLAVVVPATANIIGKLANGLADDIVSTSLLATKAPKLIFPAMNTDMYQNPVVQRNLHSLKEMGSQIIEPDTGFLAEGMTGKGRLPELQTIINVISDQFVERKLTGKKVIVTAGGTKEAIDPVRFIGNRSSGKMGFSMAKIARDLGAEVTLITTVSADFNNMNIIKVETADEMMKQLKIFFPKSDVLIMAAAVADFKPMQVAEQKIKKNDDEDVFTIKLTKNPDILQTIASTKTNKQFVVGFAAETQNLLSNAEKKLAKKNADVILANNVAETGSGFNVDTNKITLLQKGQEPITWPLMSKNDIAKKFWEFYLQSN, via the coding sequence ATGCTAAAAGATAAACATATCGCAATCTATGTGACAGGTGGAATTGCCGCCTACAAATCACTCAATATCGTCCGTGGTCTAATTAAAAAGCAGGCACAAGTTCAAGTAATCATGACCAAGGCTGCACAAGAATTCGTTACACCATTAACCTTTGCTACATTGAGCCAACGTCCTGTTATTACAGATAACTTTCAATCCCAAAGTGCTAATGATGACTTTATTCCCCACATCAAATTAGCTTTATGGACTGATTTAGCAGTAGTTGTTCCAGCTACTGCTAATATTATCGGAAAACTAGCTAATGGACTAGCTGACGATATTGTTTCCACAAGTCTTCTAGCGACCAAAGCTCCTAAATTGATTTTTCCAGCCATGAATACCGACATGTACCAAAACCCAGTCGTCCAAAGAAACTTACATAGTTTAAAGGAAATGGGTTCTCAAATAATTGAACCTGATACCGGCTTTTTAGCCGAGGGTATGACTGGTAAAGGTCGGCTACCAGAGCTTCAAACTATTATCAACGTAATTTCAGATCAATTCGTAGAAAGGAAATTGACTGGCAAAAAAGTTATCGTTACAGCTGGTGGAACTAAAGAAGCCATTGATCCAGTGAGGTTTATTGGCAATCGTTCATCTGGAAAAATGGGCTTTTCAATGGCCAAGATTGCGCGTGACTTAGGTGCCGAAGTAACCTTGATCACCACCGTTTCAGCAGATTTCAATAATATGAATATTATTAAGGTCGAAACTGCCGATGAAATGATGAAACAGTTAAAAATTTTCTTTCCCAAAAGTGACGTATTGATTATGGCCGCTGCCGTAGCCGATTTCAAACCAATGCAAGTTGCTGAACAGAAAATCAAAAAAAATGATGATGAAGATGTCTTCACCATCAAGTTAACTAAGAATCCAGATATTCTTCAAACAATTGCCTCTACTAAAACTAACAAACAATTTGTCGTCGGATTCGCTGCTGAAACTCAAAATCTTTTAAGTAATGCCGAAAAGAAATTAGCTAAAAAGAACGCTGATGTCATTTTAGCTAACAATGTTGCTGAAACTGGCTCAGGCTTTAACGTAGATACTAATAAAATTACTCTACTGCAAAAAGGACAAGAGCCAATTACTTGGCCTCTAATGTCTAAAAACGACATCGCTAAAAAATTCTGGGAATTTTATTTACAATCTAATTAA
- a CDS encoding glycoside hydrolase family 3 protein: MENVISQRELENKELAKQAASEGIVLLQNRNATLPIQNKSVALYGSGAFATVKGGTGSGDVNQRNVVNILDGLESHGFTITSKSWLMRLQRYYQKEKQIHDEKLKDDPLALLAPAFKFDDPEIGDFEDGMTGIYVISCSSGEAYDRKNAKGDFQLTDNELSNVKRMSEYYTNSILLLNVGGVIDTSFIEECPLLDSILLVSQLGMTTGDAVAEIIEGTATPSGKLTDTWAYSYEDYPTSENFGMADPKYVEGIYVGYRYFDSFNIKPRFEFGYGLSYAKFQLNTQQVKVDEKKIELSVNVKNSGNKYSGREVVQVYVSKPQTGIPTPYQDLIGYEKTAVLRPSAQQKVDFEIPITDLSVFDEELGAYILVPGNYLIRVGNSSRNTEVVASFKLDQKVILKKVNQLMKSESDPTVFTENKVELEEVAGVPHFDLKATDFPETEFVQYQEKSDVTTFISDEKQLPGKGLDQVVEEVRNAAGKTLDDVNSGDVELAEFVASLSTRELVNLVEGQLSSDKNSMVGISSDLLPGAAGQTGVIDDKGIPALIMADGPAGIRIKPVYEKNGQTIEHYATAWPIGTALAQTWNKSVIKKVGFAVGTEMVEFGVDLWLAPGMNIHRDPLGGRNFEYFSEDPFLSGTMAASETKGVQEHQKIGVTLKHFIGNNQESFRNSGNSLIGEQALREIYLRNFEYAVKLGHPVAMMTSYNQVNGIFSGANFELLTNILRDEWHFNGLVMTDWFSAADPKIGMHAGNDLIMPGASKSELLCAASDFGPEFDEQGNIKVKKDFDINTKQVKTTEMWNDFVLDSEGEVLVKVKVDSNSSLNKQIKNWIYTGEAQIVDDDHVLLTGRWKDNNDLYLGDLQKSAINVLKTVLKLKF, encoded by the coding sequence ATGGAAAACGTTATTTCACAAAGAGAACTTGAAAATAAAGAGTTAGCTAAGCAAGCTGCATCTGAGGGAATTGTCTTGCTTCAAAACCGTAATGCTACTTTACCGATTCAAAATAAATCGGTTGCTCTATATGGCAGTGGTGCATTCGCTACAGTTAAGGGCGGTACTGGTTCAGGAGATGTCAATCAACGTAATGTCGTTAATATTTTGGATGGATTAGAAAGTCACGGATTTACGATCACTTCTAAATCCTGGTTGATGCGTCTACAACGTTACTATCAAAAAGAAAAACAGATTCATGATGAAAAATTAAAGGATGATCCTTTGGCACTGTTAGCCCCAGCATTTAAATTCGATGATCCAGAAATTGGTGATTTTGAAGATGGCATGACAGGGATTTACGTAATTTCTTGTAGTTCGGGCGAAGCCTATGATCGCAAAAATGCTAAGGGTGATTTTCAATTAACGGATAATGAATTGTCAAACGTCAAACGGATGAGTGAATACTATACTAATAGTATTCTTCTCTTAAATGTTGGTGGAGTGATTGATACTAGTTTTATAGAAGAATGTCCTTTACTCGATAGTATCTTGCTAGTTTCACAATTAGGTATGACGACTGGTGATGCTGTGGCGGAGATAATTGAAGGAACAGCTACTCCATCAGGAAAATTGACAGACACTTGGGCTTATTCATATGAAGATTATCCAACGTCTGAAAACTTTGGCATGGCTGATCCTAAATATGTTGAAGGCATTTATGTTGGTTATCGTTATTTTGACAGTTTCAATATTAAACCACGTTTTGAATTTGGTTATGGCTTGAGTTATGCTAAGTTTCAACTCAATACTCAGCAGGTTAAAGTTGATGAGAAAAAGATTGAATTAAGTGTCAATGTTAAAAATAGTGGCAATAAGTATTCTGGACGTGAAGTTGTGCAAGTCTATGTTTCTAAGCCACAAACAGGAATCCCAACGCCTTATCAAGATTTAATTGGTTATGAAAAAACAGCCGTGTTACGCCCTAGTGCTCAACAAAAGGTCGATTTTGAAATTCCTATTACTGATTTGAGTGTCTTTGATGAGGAATTAGGAGCATATATCTTAGTACCTGGTAATTATTTAATAAGAGTGGGAAATAGTTCTCGTAATACTGAAGTGGTTGCTTCATTCAAATTGGATCAAAAGGTTATCCTGAAAAAGGTTAATCAGTTGATGAAGTCAGAAAGCGATCCGACTGTCTTTACAGAAAATAAAGTGGAGTTAGAAGAAGTTGCAGGTGTTCCTCACTTTGATTTAAAAGCTACTGATTTTCCTGAAACTGAATTCGTTCAATATCAAGAAAAATCGGATGTGACCACTTTTATTAGTGATGAAAAACAATTGCCTGGCAAAGGATTAGATCAAGTTGTAGAAGAGGTTAGAAACGCTGCTGGGAAAACTTTAGATGACGTTAATAGTGGCGATGTTGAACTGGCAGAGTTTGTAGCTAGTTTGTCTACAAGAGAGTTGGTCAATTTAGTTGAGGGTCAATTATCGAGTGATAAGAATAGTATGGTAGGTATTTCTTCAGATCTTTTGCCGGGTGCAGCCGGTCAAACTGGTGTCATCGACGATAAGGGAATACCAGCTTTGATAATGGCTGATGGGCCGGCAGGTATTAGAATAAAGCCTGTTTATGAAAAAAATGGACAAACTATTGAGCATTATGCGACTGCTTGGCCAATCGGAACAGCTTTGGCTCAAACTTGGAACAAGTCAGTGATTAAAAAAGTCGGTTTTGCCGTTGGTACAGAAATGGTGGAATTTGGAGTTGACCTTTGGCTTGCTCCAGGAATGAACATTCACCGTGATCCATTGGGTGGACGTAATTTTGAATACTTTTCAGAAGATCCGTTTCTTTCAGGAACTATGGCTGCCTCTGAAACAAAAGGTGTCCAAGAACATCAAAAAATAGGCGTTACATTGAAACATTTCATTGGAAACAATCAAGAAAGTTTTCGTAATTCTGGTAATAGTCTTATCGGTGAACAAGCTCTGCGAGAAATCTACTTGCGCAACTTTGAATATGCGGTTAAATTAGGTCATCCCGTTGCGATGATGACTTCTTATAATCAAGTAAATGGGATTTTCTCAGGTGCTAACTTTGAATTGCTGACTAATATCTTGCGTGACGAGTGGCATTTTAATGGTCTTGTCATGACAGATTGGTTCAGTGCCGCTGATCCAAAAATTGGGATGCATGCTGGAAATGATTTAATTATGCCAGGTGCTTCGAAATCGGAGTTACTCTGTGCTGCCAGTGATTTTGGTCCAGAGTTTGACGAGCAGGGAAATATCAAGGTTAAAAAGGATTTTGATATTAATACTAAACAAGTCAAGACAACTGAGATGTGGAACGACTTTGTCCTTGATTCTGAAGGGGAAGTTTTAGTTAAAGTAAAAGTTGATAGTAATTCATCTTTGAATAAGCAAATCAAGAATTGGATATATACTGGCGAGGCCCAAATTGTCGATGACGATCACGTGTTATTGACTGGTAGATGGAAAGATAATAATGATTTATATTTAGGTGATTTACAGAAATCAGCGATTAATGTTTTGAAAACAGTTTTGAAATTAAAGTTTTAG
- a CDS encoding NADPH-dependent FMN reductase has protein sequence MSKKIAVLVGSLRKGSYSKQIAKNIVKLFPSDYEPEFVEIGNLPLYSEDIDTPENVPAAYTEFRNKIKEASGVVFVTPEYNRSIPGGLKNAIDVGSRPYGQSAWDKKPAAVISVSPGAISGFGANHALRQSLVFLNMPTLQQPEAYIGNVTKILDDEGNVAQGTVGFLQSIVDAYVDLLKKY, from the coding sequence ATGTCAAAAAAGATTGCTGTTTTAGTTGGTAGTTTGCGTAAGGGTTCATACTCAAAACAAATTGCTAAAAATATCGTTAAATTATTCCCTAGTGACTACGAACCAGAGTTTGTTGAAATTGGAAACTTGCCACTTTATAGTGAGGACATTGATACACCCGAAAACGTCCCTGCTGCTTATACTGAATTCAGAAATAAAATCAAGGAAGCCAGTGGTGTTGTTTTCGTAACTCCTGAATACAACCGTTCTATTCCTGGTGGTTTGAAGAATGCCATTGATGTTGGTTCACGTCCTTACGGACAAAGTGCTTGGGATAAGAAACCAGCTGCCGTTATCAGTGTTTCACCTGGTGCTATCAGTGGCTTCGGTGCTAATCATGCCCTACGTCAATCATTGGTATTCTTGAACATGCCTACTTTGCAACAACCAGAAGCTTATATCGGTAATGTTACAAAGATTCTTGATGATGAAGGCAATGTTGCTCAAGGAACAGTTGGATTCTTACAAAGCATCGTCGACGCATATGTTGACCTATTGAAGAAATATTAA
- a CDS encoding hydrolase: protein MLKQFKLEALLIISLIAMGGMGYTVAYAADLSTDQTSNAQDFQKTLTNLKTDQKVDETANKLNKKIVLPGNKEFMPGIEYSEKDPTMPEIEESATNEKTTKANAQSQETQETVVEGASEAPVEYQGQTQTQDQAQTQPVQQTTTKSVGTFKISFYDPAVLGSDMGYSGVATNLSVIPRGSKLKITTAQGDVYYRTVNDTGTFAYDNPYQIDMAMPNSMIPSYGITSATVEIVG, encoded by the coding sequence TTGTTAAAGCAATTTAAATTAGAAGCATTATTGATCATAAGTTTGATCGCTATGGGGGGTATGGGTTATACAGTTGCTTATGCCGCAGATTTGTCAACAGACCAGACAAGTAATGCACAAGATTTTCAAAAGACATTGACCAATTTGAAAACAGATCAAAAGGTTGATGAAACTGCCAATAAATTAAATAAAAAAATAGTGTTACCAGGTAATAAAGAATTTATGCCTGGAATCGAGTATAGTGAAAAGGATCCTACAATGCCAGAAATTGAAGAATCTGCCACTAATGAGAAAACTACAAAAGCAAATGCACAATCACAAGAAACGCAAGAAACAGTTGTTGAGGGAGCCTCCGAGGCACCAGTTGAATATCAAGGTCAAACTCAGACACAGGATCAAGCACAAACTCAACCAGTTCAGCAAACTACAACTAAGAGTGTTGGGACGTTTAAGATTAGTTTTTATGATCCTGCTGTTTTAGGATCAGATATGGGATACTCAGGAGTTGCTACTAACTTGAGTGTTATTCCTCGAGGTTCAAAATTAAAAATTACTACAGCACAAGGCGATGTCTATTATCGAACTGTTAATGATACAGGGACATTTGCTTATGATAATCCTTATCAAATTGATATGGCCATGCCTAATAGTATGATTCCTTCTTATGGAATTACTAGTGCTACTGTAGAAATTGTTGGATAA
- a CDS encoding zinc-binding alcohol dehydrogenase family protein, with product MKAFGVTNSKLASFTEFNKESENPSGRDLLVKIQGISINPVDIATRKRITEDLTEPKILGYDGYGTVEKIGSEVKNFEIGDRVFFAGDYSRAGSYQEFEVIDERIVSHAPKGASIEKSVAMPLVTLTASELLYEKLNINPGVDNRSKTILIINGAGGVGSIATQLAHLAGLKVIATASTQEKVQWVKDLGADLVVNHHHDLVKQVNDLGIKQVDYILGLSDNDPHWQEIVSLIKPFGTFATVTNLRNSQIGDLKQKSVNFSWEWMFTKAMYKLDSMSTQGAYLEKLADGLDSGMIKSTVTKVFHGFNLENIKRATELVEAGHMMGKVVILN from the coding sequence ATGAAGGCATTTGGTGTTACTAATAGCAAATTAGCTAGTTTTACAGAATTCAATAAAGAATCAGAGAATCCTTCTGGAAGAGACTTATTAGTAAAGATTCAGGGTATTTCAATTAATCCGGTTGATATTGCTACTCGTAAACGGATTACGGAGGATTTAACTGAACCTAAAATTTTAGGATATGACGGTTACGGTACAGTTGAAAAGATTGGTTCAGAGGTAAAGAATTTTGAAATTGGCGATCGGGTATTCTTTGCTGGTGATTATTCACGAGCAGGCTCTTATCAAGAATTTGAAGTAATTGATGAGCGAATCGTTTCTCATGCTCCTAAAGGTGCTTCAATTGAAAAAAGCGTTGCGATGCCTTTAGTTACCCTGACTGCCAGTGAATTACTTTATGAGAAGCTAAATATTAATCCTGGCGTAGACAATCGTTCTAAGACAATTTTGATTATTAATGGTGCAGGAGGAGTCGGTTCAATTGCGACCCAATTGGCACATTTAGCTGGTCTGAAAGTTATTGCTACAGCTTCTACTCAAGAAAAGGTCCAGTGGGTTAAAGATTTAGGTGCTGATTTAGTAGTCAATCATCATCATGATTTAGTTAAACAGGTCAACGATTTAGGAATAAAACAAGTTGATTACATTTTAGGATTGAGCGATAACGATCCGCATTGGCAAGAGATTGTCAGTTTGATTAAACCTTTTGGAACTTTTGCCACGGTCACCAATTTGAGAAATTCCCAGATTGGTGATTTAAAGCAAAAATCAGTCAACTTTTCATGGGAATGGATGTTTACTAAAGCTATGTATAAATTAGATTCTATGTCGACTCAAGGAGCTTATTTGGAAAAATTAGCTGATGGTTTGGATAGTGGCATGATTAAATCTACTGTTACAAAAGTTTTCCATGGTTTTAATTTGGAGAATATTAAAAGAGCAACTGAATTGGTTGAAGCTGGACATATGATGGGAAAAGTCGTTATTCTAAATTAA
- a CDS encoding Cof-type HAD-IIB family hydrolase, translating into MQTNYKGTVFFDLDGTLLNDHSAIDPDVADATRLLKENGYLPVVNTGRSPIEIDPVLSSTDIDTYITLDGAYVQSQGKVVYENNIKPDLIEKLLKQVDKFGDTVSMHSADQSSLNVATPFVEGFYDSIHLELPQIDPKFYLKNKVPMIVVVTADDGSNYQELFDDLTFYKTGPCSVDTVNKGVSKMSGIKHLLKELHLEDKPVYAFGDGNNDLPMLEFADYSVAMGNGLETVKSIASYVTTENVNGGIVNGLKHYNLI; encoded by the coding sequence TTGCAAACAAATTATAAAGGAACCGTCTTTTTCGATCTTGATGGAACCCTACTAAATGACCATTCTGCCATTGATCCTGATGTAGCTGACGCTACACGTCTACTCAAGGAAAATGGTTACTTACCTGTTGTTAATACTGGTCGTTCTCCGATTGAAATCGATCCAGTCCTTAGTTCTACTGACATTGACACTTATATCACCTTAGATGGCGCTTATGTCCAATCTCAAGGTAAAGTCGTCTATGAGAACAATATTAAACCAGATTTGATAGAAAAGCTTCTAAAACAGGTTGATAAATTTGGAGATACTGTCAGTATGCATTCAGCTGATCAGTCCTCTTTAAACGTCGCTACTCCCTTTGTCGAAGGTTTTTATGACAGTATCCACTTGGAACTTCCTCAGATAGATCCTAAGTTTTACCTTAAAAATAAGGTCCCAATGATTGTCGTAGTTACTGCAGATGATGGGTCTAATTACCAAGAACTCTTCGATGACCTTACCTTCTACAAAACTGGTCCTTGTTCTGTTGATACAGTTAACAAAGGCGTTTCCAAAATGAGCGGTATCAAACATTTGTTAAAAGAACTCCATCTTGAAGATAAACCAGTTTATGCTTTTGGAGACGGCAATAACGATTTACCAATGCTTGAATTTGCCGATTACAGCGTAGCTATGGGCAATGGTTTAGAAACCGTCAAATCCATTGCTTCTTATGTTACCACTGAAAACGTTAACGGTGGTATAGTTAATGGTTTGAAACATTACAATTTGATTTAA
- a CDS encoding response regulator transcription factor, protein MKILMIEDNKSVSEMMGMFFQKEKWEASFAYDGNQAVDMFNEDPNAWDMITLDLNLPGKDGMEVAKEIRKVSKTVPIIMLTARDTESDQVLGLEFGADDYVTKPFSPITLIARIKAIHRRDENMAEKLAESKSVNATVEEADDGFDINTGFFKLNSSTREAYLNEKEIPDLTPKEFDLLKTLASKPKQVFSREQLLELVWDYDYFGEERTVDAHIKKLRQKIEKVGPQVIETVWGVGYKFDDTDAKAKA, encoded by the coding sequence ATGAAAATTTTAATGATCGAAGATAACAAATCTGTCTCCGAAATGATGGGGATGTTTTTTCAAAAAGAAAAATGGGAAGCAAGCTTTGCCTATGATGGCAACCAAGCTGTCGATATGTTTAATGAGGATCCAAATGCCTGGGACATGATTACCTTGGATTTAAATTTGCCAGGAAAAGATGGTATGGAAGTTGCAAAGGAAATTAGAAAGGTATCTAAAACAGTTCCAATCATCATGTTAACTGCTCGTGATACTGAAAGCGATCAAGTTCTAGGATTGGAATTTGGAGCAGATGATTACGTAACTAAGCCATTTAGTCCGATTACTTTAATTGCTAGAATAAAGGCCATTCATCGACGTGACGAGAATATGGCTGAAAAATTAGCTGAGAGCAAGAGTGTGAACGCAACAGTTGAAGAGGCGGATGATGGTTTCGACATCAATACTGGCTTCTTCAAGCTGAATTCAAGCACGCGTGAAGCCTATCTTAATGAGAAGGAAATTCCTGATTTGACCCCAAAGGAATTCGACTTATTGAAGACATTGGCAAGTAAGCCTAAACAAGTTTTCTCTCGAGAACAATTGCTGGAATTAGTCTGGGATTATGACTACTTCGGTGAAGAAAGAACGGTTGATGCACATATTAAGAAATTACGTCAAAAGATTGAAAAAGTTGGTCCACAAGTTATTGAGACTGTCTGGGGTGTGGGCTATAAGTTTGACGATACTGACGCAAAGGCTAAGGCATAA